A single Mesomycoplasma bovoculi M165/69 DNA region contains:
- a CDS encoding YgjP-like metallopeptidase domain-containing protein — translation MLTNSKIINLNINDKLIPITVVYKNYTNPKITLKIKNEQLFVFCSLIFSDETIIDFVKNSSFAKNNFNILKKQKWLSIDENYFWFLGKKYLYSIIKSNNSWFIVSGSLVLFFKNNENKYSSIQKAVITSFKKYMEKRTLFWANKMEVPTYKIEIRSKSTAWGTNYKREKIHYSSHLVPFSENIIDYVIIHELAHHHYWAHNAFFWNIVKKFCPNYKDMQNKLNNYEYF, via the coding sequence ATGTTGACCAATAGTAAAATAATTAATTTAAATATTAATGATAAATTAATTCCAATTACAGTTGTATATAAAAATTACACAAATCCAAAAATTACTTTAAAAATAAAAAATGAACAGTTATTTGTTTTTTGTTCTTTAATTTTTAGTGATGAAACTATTATTGATTTTGTCAAAAATTCTTCATTTGCTAAAAATAATTTTAATATTCTTAAAAAACAAAAATGATTGAGTATTGATGAAAACTATTTTTGATTTTTAGGAAAAAAATATTTATACTCAATTATTAAATCAAATAATTCTTGATTTATTGTAAGTGGTTCACTCGTTTTGTTTTTTAAAAATAATGAAAATAAATATAGTTCAATTCAAAAAGCAGTAATCACTTCTTTTAAAAAATATATGGAAAAAAGAACACTTTTTTGAGCCAACAAGATGGAAGTGCCAACTTATAAAATTGAAATACGTTCTAAATCAACAGCTTGAGGCACAAATTACAAAAGAGAAAAAATACATTACTCTAGTCATTTGGTGCCTTTTTCTGAAAATATAATAGATTATGTTATTATTCATGAGTTAGCACACCATCATTATTGAGCTCATAATGCATTTTTTTGAAATATTGTAAAAAAGTTTTGTCCAAACTATAAAG
- a CDS encoding CNNM domain-containing protein — protein sequence MGFYISLGFILLLLFFFSGVFSASESVLSSFSKAKIESSTLSKRVKKTIFKFYDKYEHTLTVILVANNIINILISVIISTLFAGLALNESLQIIVSLAATTPPIIIFGEIYPKIFGRKNPILFLKLFWFLIAGAYYLFYPMAAFITHFIKKNHITNTENELKKIISQGEREGVLEKDESDLAIRALEFDSMRTDKYYTKIKDVVYVDYEDSFDHIVDVFIKNMFSRIPVWQKDQFVGILLAKDILHLSEFQIEDHIIKVPFLSANGLIKQNYDILKKEKTHMGFVTADEKSNKVIGILTFEDILESIFGPIYDEHDYRDNLEIYEISENEIIAFGTTSILTINKSLNINLPTNSKDLQEFLITKAGNKKIVKGRKIIIKQDKHQLEFDILSKDSNVIEVKISKYVDQ from the coding sequence ATGGGTTTTTATATTTCATTAGGCTTTATTTTATTGTTGCTTTTCTTTTTTTCAGGTGTGTTTTCAGCATCTGAATCAGTGCTCTCTAGTTTCTCTAAAGCTAAAATTGAAAGTAGCACATTGTCTAAAAGAGTTAAAAAAACAATATTTAAATTTTATGACAAATATGAACACACACTCACAGTAATTTTGGTGGCCAATAACATTATTAATATTTTAATTTCAGTTATTATTTCTACACTTTTTGCAGGTTTAGCTCTTAATGAATCATTGCAAATTATTGTTTCATTAGCTGCAACAACACCACCAATTATTATATTTGGAGAAATTTATCCAAAAATTTTTGGACGAAAAAACCCTATTTTATTTTTAAAATTATTTTGATTTTTAATTGCAGGTGCTTATTATTTGTTTTATCCTATGGCTGCTTTTATAACTCATTTTATTAAAAAAAATCATATAACTAATACAGAAAATGAGTTAAAAAAAATAATTTCTCAAGGCGAACGCGAAGGTGTTTTAGAAAAAGATGAATCAGATTTAGCTATTCGAGCTCTAGAGTTTGATTCAATGAGAACAGATAAGTATTATACAAAAATTAAAGATGTTGTTTACGTTGATTATGAAGATAGTTTTGATCACATTGTAGATGTATTTATAAAAAATATGTTTTCTAGAATACCAGTTTGACAAAAAGACCAATTTGTTGGCATTTTGCTTGCAAAAGATATTTTGCACTTATCAGAATTTCAAATTGAAGACCACATTATAAAAGTGCCTTTTTTATCAGCTAATGGTTTGATTAAACAAAATTATGATATTCTTAAAAAAGAAAAAACCCATATGGGTTTTGTTACAGCTGATGAAAAAAGCAATAAAGTTATTGGTATTTTAACTTTTGAAGACATTTTAGAATCTATTTTTGGACCAATTTACGATGAACATGATTATCGCGATAATTTAGAAATTTATGAAATTTCAGAAAATGAGATTATTGCTTTTGGAACAACTAGCATTTTAACAATAAACAAATCCTTAAATATTAATTTACCCACAAATTCTAAGGATTTACAAGAGTTTTTGATCACAAAAGCTGGAAACAAAAAAATAGTTAAAGGTAGAAAAATAATCATCAAACAAGATAAACACCAATTAGAGTTTGACATTTTAAGTAAAGATAGCAATGTAATTGAAGTTAAAATTAGCAAATATGTTGACCAATAG
- the dnaB gene encoding replicative DNA helicase → MNSNNNKDERFSAPELERSIIVFLLKNGDDQRFAKLLRDIDFTDSKLQTVFKTIDYFWDKSMNYDINLVTNKLKEDNEYDKLGGAHFFADLINYVPKTPHSIDYYIKKLTEKTSMRQTKDVLNQSIKDLNNPNLDISEIIGSLQSRINDIWLKPDNIDKFTNINEISKDIFQYLIDNRNKDSPLGLSSGYSNLDYMISGFQPGELFILAARPSVGKTAFALNLARNICASGDSVLFFSLEMSDKDLVTRILSLETSINATLFKTPKYLTNENFNRIKATVDQISRYDLVINDSGSINIDEIYWQVVKNYKNKSKKYKLIIFDYLQLINSSQKIRGDSRQVEVSIISRKLKQLAREVNTPIIALSQLSRSVEKREDKMPVLSDLRESGAIEQDADVVGFLYRDDYYGKKEGNYNDNQSITQLKIAKNRNGPTGVIEFAFYPEKGLFAEQERNSIDSNDFED, encoded by the coding sequence ATGAATAGTAATAACAACAAAGATGAACGGTTTAGTGCCCCAGAACTTGAAAGAAGTATCATCGTTTTTCTTTTAAAAAATGGTGATGATCAACGTTTTGCAAAACTACTTAGAGACATTGATTTTACTGATAGCAAACTTCAAACTGTCTTTAAAACTATAGACTATTTTTGAGATAAGTCTATGAATTATGATATTAATTTGGTGACCAACAAACTTAAAGAAGATAATGAATATGACAAGTTAGGTGGAGCTCATTTTTTTGCTGACCTTATAAATTATGTTCCAAAAACTCCACATAGTATTGACTACTATATTAAAAAATTAACTGAAAAAACTTCAATGCGTCAAACTAAAGATGTATTAAATCAGTCTATAAAAGATTTGAATAATCCAAATTTAGATATTTCAGAAATTATTGGATCTTTACAATCTAGAATTAATGATATTTGATTGAAGCCCGATAACATAGATAAATTCACAAATATTAATGAAATTTCAAAAGATATTTTTCAATATTTGATAGACAATCGTAATAAAGATTCACCCTTAGGTTTATCAAGTGGTTATTCAAATCTTGATTATATGATTTCAGGATTCCAGCCAGGTGAGTTATTCATATTAGCAGCAAGGCCATCAGTTGGTAAAACGGCTTTTGCTTTGAATTTGGCACGTAATATTTGTGCAAGCGGAGATTCTGTTTTATTTTTTTCACTTGAAATGTCAGACAAAGACTTAGTTACTCGTATTTTGTCACTTGAAACATCTATCAATGCAACATTATTTAAAACTCCTAAATATTTGACTAATGAAAATTTCAACCGAATTAAAGCAACAGTTGATCAAATTAGTCGCTATGATTTAGTAATTAATGATTCTGGTTCTATAAATATTGATGAAATTTATTGACAGGTTGTCAAAAATTACAAAAATAAGAGTAAAAAATATAAATTAATTATTTTTGATTATTTGCAATTAATTAACTCTAGTCAAAAAATTAGAGGTGATAGTCGCCAAGTAGAAGTGTCTATAATTTCAAGAAAATTAAAACAACTTGCACGTGAAGTTAATACACCAATTATAGCCCTTTCACAATTATCAAGAAGTGTGGAAAAACGGGAAGATAAAATGCCAGTTTTATCAGATTTACGTGAATCTGGTGCGATTGAACAAGATGCTGATGTGGTTGGTTTTTTATACCGTGATGATTACTATGGGAAAAAAGAAGGTAATTATAATGATAATCAATCAATAACTCAGCTTAAAATTGCCAAAAACAGAAATGGACCAACAGGAGTTATTGAGTTTGCTTTCTATCCTGAAAAAGGTTTATTTGCAGAGCAAGAACGAAACTCTATTGATTCTAATGATTTTGAGGATTAA
- the leuS gene encoding leucine--tRNA ligase, which yields MFNHKLIEKKWQNFWQEQKVFKTESRSDKKFYVLDMFPYPSAAGLHLGHPLGYTATDIVARYKRLQGFDVLHPMGWDAFGLPAEQYALNTGNHPADFSKKNISNFKNQIQSLGFSYDWDKEIDTTDPLFYEKTQWIFRLLYKKGLAELRDTEVNWCEKLGTVLANEELVLDDKGNLISERGGFPVVAKQMKQWVLKITEYADKLLEGLEGLEFPDSLKQLQTKWIGKSTGWVVKFFLKNGVDFVEVFTTRLETIFGVSFIGLSMNHPISKKLMETNPEIAKFIQQNSNISNKMSTQIKGIFTNLFLIHPLSGQPIPTYITNYVLGNYGSGAVMGVPAHDDRDAKFGELFNLPIIEVIRDGVLINSAQFNDQDIKKARLNLFNFLSKQKLAKTTTAYKIKDWVFSRQRYWGEPFPVYFDENNKIYLEEKLVELPKLDQIQPSGTGESPLANAKEWVFFEHEGKKYRRETNTMPQWAGSSWYFLAYILKNDDGTYLDFTDPQAMERFQKWLPVDLYIGGQEHAVGHLIYSRFWHKVLFDSQLVSTSEPFFKVVNQGMLLGTDGQKMSKSKGNIINPDDVVEEFGADSLRLYLMFIGPLTEVKIWDWNGIKGMYSWVKRVYRTILNTYKFNVNIKNIQEFEKQYHSFIAETTTLVSELKFNVAISKMMTYINFLNKTKELPSQKYLIDFVIIFGIFAPHLAEELLEKLGQKDLSQQKWPSFDTSFLDSHEFNLPVAINGKTRLVLPFSINTSSEEIISECQNNQKIKAFLNKLESFKPIYIPKKMINFVGKVKTE from the coding sequence ATGTTTAATCATAAATTAATTGAAAAGAAATGACAAAACTTTTGGCAAGAGCAAAAAGTTTTTAAAACTGAAAGTAGAAGCGATAAGAAATTTTATGTTTTGGATATGTTTCCATATCCTTCAGCTGCTGGACTGCATCTTGGGCATCCATTAGGTTACACAGCAACTGATATTGTAGCAAGATATAAAAGATTACAAGGTTTTGATGTCTTGCACCCAATGGGATGAGATGCCTTTGGATTACCAGCTGAGCAGTATGCTCTTAACACTGGTAACCATCCTGCAGATTTTAGTAAGAAAAATATATCAAATTTTAAAAATCAAATTCAATCACTTGGATTTTCTTATGATTGGGATAAGGAAATTGATACAACAGATCCTTTATTTTATGAAAAAACCCAATGAATTTTTCGTTTACTTTATAAAAAAGGCTTAGCAGAATTGCGAGACACAGAAGTTAATTGATGTGAAAAATTAGGAACTGTATTAGCTAATGAAGAATTAGTTTTAGATGACAAGGGAAATTTAATAAGTGAGCGTGGTGGTTTTCCTGTTGTTGCAAAACAAATGAAGCAATGAGTTCTTAAAATTACAGAATATGCTGATAAATTATTAGAAGGTCTTGAAGGTCTTGAGTTTCCAGATTCATTAAAACAATTACAAACAAAATGAATTGGAAAATCAACAGGATGAGTAGTTAAATTTTTCTTAAAAAATGGAGTAGATTTTGTTGAAGTATTTACAACAAGACTTGAAACTATTTTTGGAGTTAGTTTCATAGGTTTATCTATGAATCATCCAATTAGCAAAAAATTAATGGAAACAAATCCAGAAATTGCTAAATTTATTCAACAAAATAGTAACATTAGTAACAAAATGTCTACACAAATTAAAGGAATTTTTACAAACTTATTTTTAATTCATCCCTTAAGTGGACAACCAATTCCAACTTATATTACTAATTATGTTTTAGGGAACTATGGAAGTGGCGCTGTTATGGGTGTGCCAGCCCACGATGACCGTGATGCTAAATTTGGAGAGTTATTTAATTTACCTATAATTGAAGTTATTAGAGATGGTGTGTTAATTAACTCAGCTCAATTTAATGATCAAGATATTAAAAAGGCAAGGTTGAATCTTTTTAATTTTTTAAGTAAACAAAAACTTGCAAAAACAACAACGGCTTACAAAATTAAAGATTGAGTATTTTCTCGTCAAAGATATTGAGGAGAACCTTTTCCAGTTTATTTTGATGAAAACAACAAAATTTATTTGGAAGAAAAATTGGTTGAATTGCCTAAATTAGACCAAATCCAACCATCAGGAACAGGTGAGTCGCCACTAGCAAATGCCAAAGAGTGAGTATTTTTTGAACACGAAGGTAAAAAATATCGTCGCGAAACTAATACTATGCCACAATGAGCTGGAAGCTCATGATATTTTTTAGCCTATATTTTAAAAAATGATGATGGTACTTATTTAGATTTTACCGATCCACAAGCAATGGAAAGATTTCAAAAATGATTACCCGTTGATTTATACATTGGGGGTCAAGAACATGCTGTTGGTCACCTAATTTATTCACGTTTTTGACATAAAGTTCTTTTTGATTCACAATTAGTTTCAACTAGTGAACCATTTTTCAAAGTGGTAAATCAAGGAATGCTTTTAGGTACAGATGGACAAAAAATGTCCAAATCTAAAGGTAATATTATCAATCCAGATGATGTTGTTGAAGAATTTGGAGCAGATTCATTAAGACTATATTTAATGTTTATTGGTCCATTAACTGAAGTCAAAATTTGAGATTGAAATGGTATTAAGGGAATGTATTCTTGAGTTAAAAGAGTGTATAGAACCATTTTAAATACATACAAATTTAATGTAAATATTAAAAATATTCAAGAATTTGAAAAACAATATCATAGTTTCATTGCCGAAACTACAACACTAGTGAGTGAACTTAAGTTTAATGTTGCAATATCTAAAATGATGACATATATTAATTTCTTAAACAAAACCAAAGAATTACCAAGTCAAAAATATTTAATTGACTTTGTAATTATTTTTGGAATTTTTGCTCCGCATTTAGCTGAAGAACTATTGGAGAAATTAGGGCAAAAAGATCTATCACAACAAAAATGACCTAGTTTTGATACATCTTTTTTAGATTCTCATGAATTCAATTTACCTGTTGCGATTAATGGGAAAACAAGACTAGTTTTACCATTTAGTATCAACACTTCTAGTGAAGAAATTATAAGTGAATGTCAAAATAACCAAAAAATTAAAGCATTTTTAAATAAATTAGAGTCATTTAAACCAATTTATATTCCCAAAAAAATGATAAATTTTGTAGGTAAAGTTAAAACAGAATAA
- a CDS encoding DHH family phosphoesterase — MKKILINFLPPIVFFILILVVLFVKIFQPDLQQPPFIALSVMFFVFFIASFSYSVYKIYKYITSNNVFYYEKYDSINNSNNLGVVILSSTYEVLSSSEYANNVFGENIVGRDIFSLFPQYKEIKSFPSEFKIQKENNHFLVNFNLGENWFSIRDITLLESVVNNNEKKALVIGEIEIDNLNSLNFQLDDQNSSKLKILTTQFLDEISKEYHFLYREFDSGKFLITMYYETFEQWQKNHFSVFRNEKLKLKNNQNLWLSIGFGFGSSNLDEIQRLANEALSFSKIRGGNQISIYEFGKKPFSYGSYGNGTGDTSLVSLKNVGRLLVNKLRDTENILLFGHINSDLDSFGAAYGLGYFLKQYAKKVFKKNINFFIQNKTFDSTTKRFLKINEPFWKKIFISEEQSSLILNDKSKRDSTLSILVDTSDFSRIENSFLLDMSKTQNLFIFDHHGITLNNKNQIDSANVYINTNASSTCEIITNLILLNINSQIQIEREVAQILLNGVYVDSAQFKKQTTSATFNSISALVRWGAKPLQTAEFLKISEEESSIIKEILSTVKPIKAGYFLAAIDKEVSLDLISIACEQILAIKGREAAFVVAKVPEKENYKMSARSLENINVQFISEQVGGGGNPTSAAAFSTTETFDEFVENIKLAILRVNKE, encoded by the coding sequence ATGAAAAAAATCTTAATTAATTTTTTGCCACCTATTGTTTTTTTTATTTTAATTTTAGTTGTTTTATTTGTGAAAATTTTTCAACCAGATTTGCAACAGCCTCCATTTATTGCACTAAGTGTAATGTTTTTTGTTTTTTTTATTGCTAGCTTTTCTTATAGTGTTTACAAAATTTACAAATACATAACAAGTAACAATGTGTTCTATTATGAAAAATATGATTCTATAAATAATTCCAACAATTTGGGTGTTGTGATTTTGTCTTCAACATATGAAGTCTTATCATCTTCTGAATATGCAAACAATGTTTTTGGGGAAAATATTGTAGGACGTGATATTTTTTCTTTATTTCCACAATACAAAGAAATTAAATCATTTCCTAGTGAATTTAAAATTCAAAAAGAAAATAATCACTTTTTAGTCAATTTTAATTTAGGTGAAAATTGATTTTCAATTAGAGACATCACCCTTTTAGAGTCTGTTGTTAATAATAATGAAAAAAAGGCACTAGTAATTGGTGAAATTGAAATCGATAATTTAAATTCATTGAATTTTCAATTAGATGATCAAAATAGTTCAAAATTAAAAATTTTAACTACTCAATTTCTAGATGAAATTTCGAAAGAGTATCATTTTTTGTATCGGGAATTTGACTCTGGCAAATTTTTGATTACAATGTATTATGAAACTTTTGAGCAATGACAAAAAAATCATTTTTCAGTTTTTAGAAATGAAAAATTAAAGCTAAAAAATAATCAAAACCTTTGACTGTCTATAGGTTTTGGTTTTGGTAGTTCAAACCTAGACGAAATTCAAAGACTAGCGAACGAGGCTCTATCTTTTTCTAAAATTCGAGGTGGAAATCAAATTTCTATCTACGAATTTGGTAAAAAACCTTTTTCATATGGTTCATATGGAAATGGAACTGGTGATACCTCATTAGTATCACTAAAAAATGTAGGAAGATTATTAGTAAATAAGTTAAGAGATACTGAAAACATTCTTCTATTTGGGCATATCAATTCTGATTTAGATTCATTTGGAGCAGCTTATGGGCTAGGTTATTTTTTGAAACAATATGCCAAAAAAGTTTTTAAAAAAAATATTAATTTTTTTATTCAAAATAAAACTTTTGATAGTACTACAAAACGTTTTTTGAAAATAAATGAACCATTTTGAAAGAAAATTTTCATTTCTGAAGAGCAGTCCAGTTTGATATTAAACGATAAAAGCAAACGCGATTCCACTTTGTCAATTTTGGTTGATACTTCAGATTTTTCGCGAATTGAAAATTCATTTTTGCTTGATATGTCAAAAACTCAAAATTTATTCATTTTTGATCATCACGGAATCACATTAAATAATAAAAATCAAATTGATTCAGCTAATGTTTATATTAATACAAATGCATCTTCTACTTGTGAAATTATCACAAATTTAATTTTATTGAATATAAATTCCCAAATTCAAATTGAACGAGAAGTTGCACAAATTTTATTAAATGGTGTCTATGTTGACTCAGCACAATTTAAAAAACAAACCACATCTGCAACATTTAATTCTATTTCTGCTTTAGTTCGTTGAGGAGCCAAACCTTTACAAACAGCTGAGTTTTTAAAAATCAGCGAAGAAGAATCAAGTATTATCAAAGAAATCTTGTCTACTGTCAAACCTATTAAAGCGGGTTATTTTTTAGCAGCTATTGACAAAGAAGTTAGTTTAGATTTGATTTCAATTGCTTGTGAGCAAATTTTAGCAATCAAAGGTAGAGAAGCCGCTTTTGTTGTTGCAAAAGTGCCAGAAAAAGAAAATTATAAAATGTCTGCACGTAGTTTGGAAAATATTAATGTACAATTTATAAGTGAGCAAGTTGGTGGTGGAGGGAATCCAACATCAGCTGCTGCATTTTCAACAACAGAGACTTTTGATGAGTTTGTTGAAAACATTAAACTAGCAATTTTAAGAGTAAATAAGGAGTAA
- the rplI gene encoding 50S ribosomal protein L9, with protein MKVILVKDSKDGKAYTVKDFPGGYASNFLFKNGIAIPFTKENEIFLKQKLANLKIENDIRDRKNLEIKEQIEKTVLWFKLKGTTDGVHGAISSKKIHKALEEQGIIVEKHAVEHISLHSFGTSIVTVKIAHNISAKLKVNITKDE; from the coding sequence ATGAAAGTAATTTTAGTTAAAGATTCAAAAGATGGAAAAGCATACACAGTGAAAGATTTTCCAGGCGGATATGCAAGTAATTTTTTGTTTAAAAATGGAATAGCAATTCCTTTTACAAAAGAAAATGAAATTTTCTTAAAACAAAAGTTGGCTAATTTGAAAATTGAAAATGATATTAGAGATAGAAAAAATTTAGAAATTAAAGAACAAATTGAAAAAACAGTACTTTGATTTAAACTTAAAGGTACAACCGATGGTGTTCATGGAGCAATTTCTAGTAAAAAAATTCACAAAGCCCTTGAAGAACAAGGAATTATTGTTGAAAAACATGCTGTTGAACATATTAGTTTGCATAGTTTTGGGACATCAATTGTAACTGTGAAAATAGCACACAATATTAGTGCAAAATTAAAGGTAAATATTACAAAAGATGAATAG